gcctctcctgaaaatacaaaaattagctgggcatggcagcacaccgctgtagtcccagctactcgggaggctgaggcaggagaatcacttgaacttgggaagcggaggttacagcgagccgagatcacacccctgttctccagcctggctgacagagagagactctgtctcaaaaaaaatagaaaatgcctATGATCAGCTGGAcaaggtggctcattcctgtaatttcagcacttttggaggccgaggcaggcggatcacatgacaacaggggtttgagaccagcctggccaacatggtgaaatttcatctctactaaaaatacaaaaaaattagctggtcatggtggcacacacttgtaatcccagctactagggagactgaggcacgagaatcactggaacctgggaggtgaagggtgCACTGAGCCAAGGTCACggcactgcacttcagtctgactgaagaagtgagactctgtctcaaaaaaaaaaaaaaatcagtaaagcaTATAATCGAGTGCATCAGTGATTATCATATTATGTGGAACTTTGGTTGAAGTTTTGGACACAGTAAGAGTAATAAGAAGAGGCCGGAcaaggtgactcatgcctgtaatcccaacactttgggaggccagggcagaaggattgcttgaggccaggagttaggaAGCAGCCTAGACAATATGGTGAGActcctacctctacaaaaaataaaaattagccaggcacagtggcataagcctgtagtaccagctactcgggaggctgaggcaggaggatggcttcagcccagaatgttgaggctgcagtgagctatgatcgcaccactgcactccagcctaggtgacagaatgagaccctgactctaaaaaaaaaaaaagaagaaagaaaatttaaaaaataaaaagaataaacttgCAGTTAAAACATaataatccctgagctagatataAACACAACAAAATCTGCTATATGTCATTTACAAGTGGCAAACATTGAACATAAAGGCATAGAGAGTTTGAAAGTGAATGAATAGGTTTGTCAGGCAAATACCTGAAAAAAGATGGTATGGCTGCATGAGTACaagacaaaaagcaaacattGCATGGTGATAGATGGTTCAATTCACCAGGAAGTCACATACATAATTTTTGTTGACACTTAATAATCAACAGTGTCAGAATATATAAGGCACCATTCGCCAGAACAATGAAAAGATATTGACAAATATGCCCTcagaagattttaaaacattcttcttAGTAATTGATGGATGCAGCAGACCAGATAACAAGCTGCAGGCAGAAGATTTGTAGAACATGCTTAACAAGCTTGTTCTAAGGAACATGTATAGTACATTGTACCCAAGCACACATAAACCATCTGTAAATATGGATCACACATCAAGCCATAAGTCTCAAGCACACTTCGAAGACTCAATTTTCATGGACTTGGGTCATTTCAGTATCATACCAGCCAAGATTCCCATGATCAAACAAAATATGAGGCTTAAATTTTCATTCTCCTCTTTGAGGACCCACTGTAAAATCTTAGTTCATATTCTATCATGTGGCAGGTTAAATAATGTTTCTTGTAAACTCTACCAAATCCtgtggcttttgttgcagttggCCTATTACATGGGTCTTTGCCCCAGTGGCAgcattataaaagaaattatggAGTTTTCATAAGCTGTGATATAGCATTACTACCCTATGCTATTAATTATACACTgttcataatatattattatcCTTGCACTTCTTCTCTAATGTCCAATTTCACCCCAGTTTTTGCATTACCCCCTATCTCCAGTATCTCCCTCAAATTttcaaaaaggaacaaagtttGCTGCATTTTCAGGGTCAATCTAAATAACCCCACTCAGGTATATGTAGTTCTTGTAAAGTTCTCTCAGCCAGACACCAAAGATTGTGTTCCACTTAGGTGAAAATCACAGAGTTGACAATCCTCATGAGAATCCTCTATTCATGGTCTTGCTGGTTCTACTTGTCAACGTTTTCTTAACATGAGTGACTCCaatttgattctgacaactttcacagcTCTCTTCGTTGAACCTTTCCTGTATTGTCCCAGAGATCTGCATAATGACCATTATGTAGTCAGGTATCAGAAAAGCTGTGTTTttcacatggacacaaggaggggaacaacatacactgagATCTATTGTGGGAGgttgaggggagggagaacatcaggacaaatagctaatgcatgctgggcttaatatttAGGTGATGGGTAGATAGGTTCAGCAAACCAcgatggcacacatttacctatgtaacaaatctgcacattctgcacatgtatcctggaacttaaaaggaaaataaaattttttaaaaatgtaaaaagaaaagccGTATTCTTACTGTACGTGATATCAAAAGAACATAATATACTAAAACTGGAGAGTTACTGTTCCTGAGATAAAATTTAATGTAAAGCAAATTTACCTTCTATCCTATTTCAAGCATATgctcaaaaaattaagaacaccTTGCCAGTtttaattactaaatattttggttttaaaactaaatttgcttcattttaaatttccatttagcctgcaggggtgtccaatctttcaGCTTCCCTGGGACACACATAAGATGTACTAACACTAGCGATAGCTgatcagctaaaaaaaaaacaaaaattgcaaaatgATCTCATAAGTTTTTTAAGAGAGAGTCTTGCCTTGTCATCCAGGATtgagtgtagtagcatgatctcagctcactgcagcctctacctcttggattcaaaggattctcccacctcagcctctggagttgctgggattacaggcatgcatcaccgcacctggctaatttttgtatttttagtacagatagggttttaccatgtttgtcaggctggtctcgaactcctgaccttaagtgatccaccagccttggcctcccaaaagtcctgggattacaggtgtgagtcaccgcaccctgCAAAGAgcttataatgttttaatatttgttggGCAGCATTCAAAGTTGTCCTGGGCCGCGGGAGCCCATGGGTTGAGACAGCATGATCTACAGCTTACTCTTCCccaaatattaaaacataccATTAATTATCTtccttaattttaagaaaatagctTTTTAGCCTATCagaagccaatttgaaaagaAGAGATATAGGTAACAAGAGCCCAGGATAAACTAGGCATTAAATGTATCACTGAGGGAAAACATTCCACATTGAAATATACATCAATCAGATTGCTTTTACCTGGCCCTACATTCTTATTTGCAGGATACTTACAGCACTGTAATACTAGAGAATTCAAAAACTAtctaaataactatttttttaattactgttaTTCAAGcatgaaaaaagcaaaaccagaacAGCCCGTGTCCAGGGCTCCAATAAATCAAGCAACAGGAATCTTAGAGAAAGAGATTgtcatgttttctcattttcctctctcAATTTTCCTGAAAATTCTGAAGGTCACAGAGGTAGCGATGAAAATCTAAGGTCACCAAGACAAGAAGGCATGGGATGGTGAAAGCTATTTTTAATTAGTGTTGACCTCCAGATCGACTGACCCAGTAATCCTTATAGAAATAACGTAGGAAAAACATTGAactttgattcatttattttattcatttgcgGCTTCTGAACATTGATGCTTCGTGCCTCTTGTGGGGTTGGGGCATAGGAGGCCTCTTGGCGACCGCTGGGGGAGGGGGCACGAAGTCCTGGGGGGCCTCCATGAAGTCTTGGGGCCGCAGCGGGAGCTCTGGGTCGTCCAGGAGCGGCGGCGGTGGCTGAGGCAGTGGCTGCGGCGGCTGCTGCGGCGGCAGGGAGTCGTCAGGCCGGGCAGGGAAGCCCCAGTCGCCTGTGCCCTTGACTCTGAGGCGCATGGCGGGGCTGCAGATGGTGTCCCAGGACCTCTGCACCAGAGGTGGTGGGGCAGGCTGAACTTGGGGCCCTTCGGGGCTGGGGTGCTCCTGGCTCCTGGTGGTTCCCGAGGGCTGACTTCTTTTCCTGCAATCAAGCGACAGcagcattcattattttaaattttttgaaattttaaatttattgttattaattaatggagacagggtctcactctgtcagtgcaatggcgcgatctgggctcactgcagccttgacctcctgagctccagcagtcctcccgcctcagtctcctgagtagcatTCTTTATTCTTGACAAAACAGCCCCAATGGACAGGACCACGACATAGACATGTCAGTCTCTGTCTGCCCCCTGGGGAGCCTCTGACCTTCAGTCACTAAGACCCGTGGTTGCTCATGAGCTCATCTTTGCTCTGGAATAGGGAAATGACTCTAAATGgactttaatattattattattgagacagagtcttgctctgtcacccaggctggagcgcagtggcacaatcttggctcactgcaacctccgcctcctgagttcaagcaattctcctgcctcagcctcccgaatagctgggactacaggcgctggcaaccacgtccagctaatttttgtatttttagtggagatagggtttcaccatgtcggtcaggctggtcttgaactcctgacctcatgatctgcctgcctctgcctcccaaagtgctgagattacaggcatgagccaccgcacctggtcttttttttttgtttttttgtttttttgagacaggtctttgtgttacacaggctggagtgcagtggtgcaagctcgactcactgtaacctctgcctctagggctcagcgatcctcatgcctcagcctcccaagtggctgggatgacaagcatgtgccaccaggcccagctactttttgtattttttgtagagatggctttttgccatgttgcctgggctggtcttcaaatcctgggctcaagtgatctgcccatctcggcctcccaaagtgctggaattacaggtgtgagccacctcatctggaCAGTTTACCTTTTCTCAACTGCATGAAAGTTGGCTAGTTCACCAGGTATAAAATGAGCCCCGTAGTCTCTATTATGACATGTGTCTCAGATTGTGATGAGATCAAATGAGATACATACATgagttctgaaaagaaaaatcaccagtGCGCTATTGGTAGAAACCAGAATGCCAAATTTGGCTAAAGTCTAATAGAGGCATAGCCCTTCCTCTGCCAACACTGGCatagataataataatttatatttatataatgaaacaTCCTCAGGCAGCTGGATTGAATCCCTCTGTTTTAGTGATAATTATCATTCCAATTTACATTTCATCAGGGTTccagtttatttcttcctctgcttAATAGCCTGTTACCACTGAAGATTaaatttggaagtttttttttctaatcaagtGCCTTCTGATTTAGTTTCTATTTTACTTAGTTTATTTAGCATGATAAGCTAATTAACTGGTGatgtactttttcctttttaaaaaatttctgaacAGGCAGCTTGGGTATTGATGTTCACATATAGTTCAATGATTTCCATTTGgggattcttttatttctttcagcatttttaaatgctttcctttgattgacattacagaaataatgaaaataataatacctgaAAGGGCATTGCATGAGAAGTTCAGGCTTGAGAAGATAATGAgaacattaaagaaatgcaacttTTACAGGCCTGCAGTGGTTGTCAAAATTATAAGAAGTTCAATAAATACCAAGATTTAGTTGTTTTCACGACTGGCTGTTGGACAAAATGAAGGGGTGAAAGAAGTGAAAAATTGCCAAAGTGAAGCACCCTGCCTGTCCTAGCTGGGTGATATGCTATTGTCACAGTTATTTACGGTTGTTTTGAATCACATGTGAGAAATAGTCAAGAGAATTTATACAGTCCACTGAGAGGTTTTGAACTACATAAGTAACTAAGTCATAATTATTAGCTATGATTTTAAGATAGATTTAAGTGAATCTTCATTGATCTATTCAGTTGAAAAAATGTTATGGAGGATGTCATACCTATTGGCTATTATTTTACAACGTATTTTCTCCTCCATCACCCTGGGGATGTATGTAGGACATTAatggggaaaatagaaaatgcacatttttagtgtgatccttttttatcttttttttgtttttttaagacaaagtctttaTCTATcatgtaggctggagtgcagtggtgtgatcacagctcactgcagcctttaaatcctgggctcaagcaattcaaacacctcagccacccaagtagctaggactacaggtgcacgccaccacacctggctaattttttgatttctagtagagatgagcccttgttctgttgcccaggcaggtctggaactccggagctcaagcaattctcctgcttcagcctcccaaagtgctgggattacaggcatcagccaccgtacccagcctgttttctctttttaaaagagcAGATATTGGAACAATGCGAATGGTTGAGAACATGGGCTTTGGGGGATGGCTGGATGGAATGTACGTCAGCTGCTTGCTGGTTTTACCTTGAATGTTTCAGCATGTGTCTGGGCCTCTTCGAGAACAGCACTGACAGAATGTGCAGCCTGGGGCATCTGTCCATTGGGCTGGGTGGTGCCTTTTATAGGTCCTGAGAgggaggaaatgagaaaagaagagtGAGCAAAGAATTTTCAACATTCTTGAAAGTTAATCTGAAAATACAAAGCAGTTTACATCTATAAAGCAAAGAAAGATACTTCCTGGCTACTTCTTaccaaaaaaagaacaataaaaacaaagcaaagaaagcaATTCACAGGCATGACATGGTACACAAAACTGTATGAAAAATCTGAGGTTCTGTGACAGGACTTTATATGAGATTCAGCAAAAGATTCAGGAAGGTGAGTACGGTATTTGATAAAGCCCACCGAGGAGGGTCTGGATTAACTGGGATCGTGGAGAGGAATAGTATGTTTTACTTTTGAAAAGCTTTTGATAATTGaagaataaaccttgaaaaccaattttctttaaaaaaaattctattgttGATTACcctaaaatgtatttatctaGTTTCATACCGTGCTGAGTACAGGAACAACTTTTGAACATTGTCCTCAACAAAGAGTATAttgggctgggcgccgtggctcacgcctgtaatccctgcacttcagGAAggcaaggtgagcagatcacgaggtcaagagattgagaccatcctggccaacatggtgaaaccctgtctctactaaaaatacaaaaattagctgggcgtggtgatgcatgcctgtagtcccagctactcaggaggctgaggccggagtatggcttgaactcggaaggcagagattgcagtgagccgatatcacaccactgctctccagcctggcgacagggcaagaaccagtcttaacaacaacaacagcaaaaagccaacaaaaaacagataaacaacaacaacaaagagtaCATTGGACACAGAAACAATAGACAGAGATTTGGGCAAAATGTTCGGGTCCCTGAAATTATCTGGAATTAgatgtgtttttggttttgttttgttttccccaaaaGTCCTGGTATTacgattttattttcttgccttttaatttGTCCTTTTGACACAAAGCTTGACTCATGGAAGGTCTGCAGTTGTTAGAGGATCAGATGGAAGAAGTTCTACTTTGATTTCTCGGCTCCTTAGAAAGGATCCCGCCAAGGATGGCCACCTCTCCACACCTGGGCTGTTTCTCCTGCAAGTGAGTTGCCGCCCAGCCCACACCAGAAGGTCTTCCGCTTCTCTCCCTGTGAATGCAGAGATGCTTTAGCCATGCTCAGCACCACTGTTCTGTCTAATATTCACAAACTGCCTGTTTATTTCTTCAACTAGGTTTCCAGTAATGTGAGAAACCCATTAATCTACATGACAACTCAAAGAATGACTTCAGgagattagaaaaaaacaaaacgaaacaaaaaggTGGGGCGGGGGCAGTTTGGCTGGGTtctggtggctcattcctgtaatcccagccctaggggaggccaaggcaggcagatcacttgaggtcaggagttcgagaacagacCAGCCAATTTGGTGAAAGccagtcactactaaaaatacaaaaaatttagtcGGGCGTCGTGACCctcacctctaatcccagctactcgggaggctgaagcaggaggatcacatgaattCAGGAAGCAAGGGTTGCAGCGAGCCGACATCGCGACATAGCATtacagcctggctgacagaatgagactcagtctcaaaaaaagaatgatactCAGGGGAAAACCGTGGGAAGGGGGAGAAAGATAAGAGACTACAAATTGGATTCCATGtgtactgcttgggtgatgggtgcaccaaaatctcacaaatctcCACTAAATAAGTTACTGAAGTAACTAAATACTACCTGTTTGCcaaaaatttatgaaaagaaaaattaaaaaatttttttaaattgtgaaaattCAGTGCTCTACTTTCAAGTTACAAAGGCACATCTATCATGAGGCTTAATTATTctaatgtttaaagaaatgaagagacCAGAGTTTAAATAGAAAAGCTGTCAGACATTTCATCTACAGCAATGAAATCTGTAGCatgcattttgtattttgcaaCTTAGTTTTCAGCCAGCCTGGGGAAGGAAGAGGCGGAAACAGAACTGGGCATTGGGGTAGTTAGGAGGAAAGTAAGAAACCATCTGGACACagcaaggaaagaagaaggggTGAGGACTCGAGGCAGAGCCAGTCCTCCTGCTTGGGGCCTGGGCATAGGAAAGGAAActccaggcaggaggaaggagccCCAGGCTGTGGATGCCTTTCGGGGAACCTTGGGTCAGCAGTGGCCAGAGGAGCTCCTGAACTTAAGCAGTATCTGCCACCTCCCTACCTTTGGGTGTCTTCTGGTGTCCAATGTGCTGCTGTCAGGACCCTCGCTGGCTCCCATATTCGACTAGGCAGCCTCCAAAGCAGTGGAGTCCTGTGctactgccacctccgcctcgtGGATCACAGAGCTGCAGGACGGCTTCACCTACTGCAggtgagtggattacctgaggtcaggacttagagatcagcttgaccaacatggtgaagccccatctctcttaaaaatgacaaaattagtcaggcctgaTGGCACAAgtctctaattccagctactcgggaggctaaggcaggagaatcgcttgaacccagaaggcagaggttacagtgacctaAATTGCAGGTATTGTGTCCAGATTTTTACACACTTACCATATAGAAGCCTCATAGAAACCCTTTCTTTTACATTACAAACATTTTGCCATGGTTTTTGCACACTTACTTCATGGAAGCCGCATAACAATCACatcttttatagatgagaaaactgaggccttgGATGCCTCTTGGGGAATCTTAGGCCGTCAGCGGCCAGAGGAGATCCTGAACTTAAGCAGTATCCGTCGCCTCCCTACCTTTTGGCGTCTTCTGGTGTCCAATGTGCTGCTGTCAGGACACTCGCTGGTTCCCAAATTCAATTGGGCAGGCTCCAAAGCAGTGGAGTCCTGCGCTACAGCCACCTCCACCTCATGGATCTCAGAGCTGCAGGACAGCTTCACCCACTGCACCCTGAGCTGGTCCGGCTTGTGGCTGGCATTGGGGGATGGCGGGTTCCAGGCGCCTCTGCTCCTGTATATTGTGTCCTGCGTCTTTGCTGTCTGTACACTGGTAGACATCAGAGCCACAGGCTGGCTCTGCAGAACACTTGTGCTGGCTCTGATTGGGGCTGGCTTTGGTGCATATGTGACAGTTCAGTGTGGTCCCCATGAGGCACCCCTGCTGTTCTCGGGCAGCTGGGCCTTCACTTGCACCCAAGCCTGCAGAGCTGAACGCCTCTCACCTCTTCCTGCCAAAAGCATTGCTGGCACAGGCAGCCCTGGGCCATGGGGAGGCACTGGGCTAACAGCCCTCACCCTCTGTAACCCCCGTACCATGAGCTGACTTGTCTGCTAAAAAAAACCCTGCCAAGCGGTATGGTTTATTTTAGAAGGGCCTGGAGGCAACAAGCCTGAGAGCTGTGACTGGGGCAGAGAGAGCACAAATGGATTCATCCTCCTTCCACTACTGCCCAACAACTGAAGACCACCAACTGAGGACAAATGGAAGAGCACCAACAGAGGGTACCCACTGATGGCAACCAATGAGGGCACCCACTGAAGGCCACCAAGTGAAGGCCAGTTACCATGCCAACCAAACCACATCCTGGTTCAGGTGAAACAATCAGGTCCAGAATGCGCTGCATGCATCCCCACAAACTTGGAACTTGAGAGCACAGGCATATGGCTCACAAGGCCCCTCCCTGCCGGCAGCCCCACCCCACCTTTCATTCATTGCTCATTGCTGGGATCTTTCAGGTTTCTCACTGTGAAGAAGTTCCCAGGGATCATCACCTTACAATGAATGATGCTAAAATTACTGAAACCAAATCTACCTCACGCAGGGTCTGAGATTCATAGAACCCCCTTTTCCCCCATAATCTCTGAAacattaagaaattagaaaaaagaatgatttctGCAGGTGCTTTCAGAAAATAACATTGCCATGAGCTAAGCCTATTCTATAATGTCGttgtatttcatatatacacatatatctccAATCCACATATGttccatttacatttttgaaaataacacaCATGTTCAATCAAATTAACAAGAATAACagaagaaattttctaaaattcacaCATGAAGTACATCACATTTTTCTAGTGATCACTTTGATAGAGCAATTTAGAATCTGTGGTTGCATAACACCAAGAAGATTATTTAAGAGAAAACCATCATATAATACACAATTCTCAATGTGATCATCATTGCTACTTTTAACTAGAAATTACCCAGTGAATGCATTGTGaactgctgtgtgactttggtgagttatttattttttctgatcgtTGGTTTGATTGTCAAAGATACATGAGTATCACCAATTTTATAAACTCATTCtaaaaattagatgaaaaaaatCCTCCTTCTCCATATACTGAACACTAAAAAATTTTAGGAATTGTGTCCAGATTTTTACACACTTACCTTATGGAAGCCTGATAGGAACCCTCTCTTTTAAGTTACAAGCATCTTGCCATGGGTTTTACTCACTTACCTTATGGAATCTTCATAACAATCACatcttttagagatgagaaactgaggctttggaTGTCTCTGGGGGAAACTTGGAGCAGCAACAGCCAGAGGATCTTCTGAACTTAAGCAGTATCCATTGCCTCCCTACCTTTGGGCATCTTCTGGTTGCCAGTGTACTGTGGTCTGGTCCCTCGCTGGCCCCAAATTTCGATTGGGCAGGCTCCAAAGCAGTGGAGTCCAGCGCTACTGCCACCTGTGCCTCGTGGATCCCAGAGCTGCAGGACGGCTTCACGCACCACACCCTGAGCTAGCCCCGCTTGTGGCTGGCATTGGGGGACAATGTGTTCCGGGTGCCTCTTCTCCTGTATATCGCAGCCTGTGCCTTCACTGTCTGCACACTCGTAGATGTGAGAGCCACAGGCTGGCTCTGCAGAACCCTAGTGCTGGCCCTGATTGGGGCTGCCTTTGGTGCACATGAGACAGTTTAGTGTGTGGCACTCATGCTCTTCTCAGGCAGCTGGGCCTCCACTTACCACCTATCAGCTCTTCCTAGCAAAGGCATGGCTGCCACAGGCAGCCCTGAGCCATGGGGTGGCAATGCACTAGTAGTTGACACCCTGCATCACCCCCATACCTGAGCTGacatgtctgctaaaaataccctGCCAATCTGTCTGGTTTATTTTAGAAGGGCCTGGATACAACAAGCCTGAGAGCTGTGACTCAGGGAGCAGAAAGCACAGATGGACTCATCCTCCTTCCACCACTGTCCAACAACTAAGGACCACCAACTGAAGAGCACCAACTGAGGGTAGCAACTGAAGGGCACCAACTGAGCGTAGCAACTGAAGGCAACCAATGAGGCCATCCACTGAAGGCCACCAAGTGAAGGCCAGTTGCCCTGCCACCCAGACCGCATCTTGGTTCAGAAGAGACAATCAGGTCCAGAATCCCCTGCATGCATCCCCACAAACTTGGAACTTGAGAGCACAGGCACATGGCTCACAAGGCCCTGCCCTCTCAGAGGCCCCGCCTCACCTTTCATTCATTGCTGCCTGCTAGGACCTTTCAGGTTTCTCACTGTGAAGAAGTTCCTAGGGATCATCACCTT
This genomic stretch from Nomascus leucogenys isolate Asia chromosome 18, Asia_NLE_v1, whole genome shotgun sequence harbors:
- the LOC105738957 gene encoding amyloid beta A4 precursor protein-binding family B member 1-interacting protein-like, with product MDRCPRLHILSVLFSKRPRHMLKHSRKRSQPSGTTRSQEHPSPEGPQVQPAPPPLVQRSWDTICSPAMRLRVKGTGDWGFPARPDDSLPPQQPPQPLPQPPPPLLDDPELPLRPQDFMEAPQDFVPPPPAVAKRPPMPQPHKRHEASMFRSRK